A stretch of Rhizobium sp. TH2 DNA encodes these proteins:
- a CDS encoding acetyl-CoA C-acyltransferase, whose amino-acid sequence MTSHDPVVITGMARTPMGGFQGELSGATAPQLGATAISAALSRSGMDAVSVDEVLFGCVLPAGLGQAPARQAAIGAGIPYATGATTINKMCGSGMKAVMLAHDLIAAGSSSIAVAGGMENMTNAPYLLDRARGGYRLGHGRVIDHMFLDGLEDAYDKGRLMGTFAEDCAEAYQFTRPAQDDFAITSLTRAQKAIAEGMFDAEITPVSVKSGRSESVVERDEQPGKARLDKIPSLKPAFRDGGTVTAANSSSISDGAAALVLMRRSEAERRGLTPLATITGHATHAQAPNLFATAPIGALNKLSDKTGWNLADVDLFEINEAFAVVAMAAMRDLDLPHDKVNVHGGACALGHPIGASGARIIVTLLAALARYDLKRGMAAVCIGGGEATAIAIERH is encoded by the coding sequence ATGACATCCCATGACCCTGTTGTCATCACCGGCATGGCCCGCACGCCGATGGGCGGGTTCCAGGGCGAGCTTTCAGGGGCCACGGCGCCGCAACTGGGCGCGACGGCGATTTCGGCCGCACTGTCCCGCAGCGGTATGGACGCCGTGAGCGTGGACGAGGTTCTATTCGGCTGCGTGCTGCCCGCCGGTCTCGGCCAGGCACCGGCGCGGCAGGCGGCGATCGGCGCTGGTATTCCTTATGCGACGGGCGCGACCACCATCAACAAGATGTGCGGATCGGGGATGAAGGCGGTCATGCTGGCGCATGATCTTATCGCCGCCGGCAGTTCCAGCATCGCGGTCGCGGGCGGCATGGAGAACATGACCAACGCTCCCTACCTGCTCGACCGGGCGCGCGGTGGATACCGGCTCGGCCATGGCCGCGTCATCGACCATATGTTCCTCGATGGTCTGGAAGATGCCTATGACAAGGGCCGGCTGATGGGCACATTCGCCGAGGATTGCGCCGAGGCCTACCAGTTCACCCGTCCGGCGCAGGATGACTTTGCGATCACATCGCTGACCCGGGCGCAGAAGGCGATTGCCGAGGGCATGTTCGATGCCGAGATCACACCGGTGAGCGTGAAGAGCGGTCGCAGCGAGAGCGTCGTCGAACGCGACGAGCAGCCCGGCAAGGCCAGGCTCGACAAAATCCCATCGTTGAAGCCTGCCTTCCGCGATGGCGGCACGGTGACAGCCGCCAATTCGAGTTCGATTTCGGATGGCGCCGCCGCGTTGGTTCTGATGCGCCGTTCGGAAGCCGAGCGCCGAGGGCTTACACCACTCGCCACGATCACCGGCCATGCCACGCATGCACAGGCGCCCAATCTTTTTGCGACAGCACCGATCGGCGCGCTCAACAAGCTGAGCGACAAGACCGGCTGGAACCTCGCCGATGTCGACCTTTTCGAGATCAACGAGGCCTTCGCCGTCGTCGCCATGGCGGCGATGCGCGATCTCGACCTGCCGCATGACAAGGTCAACGTCCATGGCGGCGCCTGCGCGCTCGGCCATCCGATCGGCGCTTCTGGCGCTCGCATAATCGTGACGCTACTTGCGGCGCTCGCGCGTTATGATCTCAAGCGCGGCATGGCCGCGGTCTGCATTGGCGGCGGCGAGGCCACGGCTATCGCCATCGAGCGGCACTAA
- a CDS encoding Lrp/AsnC family transcriptional regulator, whose amino-acid sequence MRELDSFDRKILAILGEDGRISWRDLAAKIGLSFSPTLRRVRQLEESGTIQGYTAVLDESRLLGTIGVFISVTLERQTKDVLIAFEERVSSVPEVVGGYQTSGSSDYLLHAMVRDLPHYQELLDFLTTVPGVARIQSNFAIKTFIRRSVSVGERKGGS is encoded by the coding sequence ATGCGTGAACTGGACTCTTTCGATCGCAAGATTCTTGCCATACTCGGCGAAGACGGCCGCATCAGCTGGCGCGATCTCGCGGCAAAAATCGGCCTGTCCTTCTCGCCGACGCTCAGGCGCGTGCGGCAACTGGAGGAGAGCGGCACCATCCAGGGCTATACTGCGGTACTCGACGAAAGCCGCCTGCTCGGCACCATCGGCGTCTTCATCTCGGTCACGCTCGAGCGCCAGACCAAGGATGTGCTGATCGCCTTCGAGGAGCGCGTATCGTCGGTTCCCGAGGTTGTAGGCGGCTACCAGACATCGGGCAGCTCGGATTACCTGCTGCATGCCATGGTGCGCGACTTGCCGCATTACCAGGAACTGCTGGATTTCCTGACGACGGTGCCCGGCGTCGCCCGCATCCAGTCGAATTTCGCGATCAAGACCTTCATCCGCCGTTCGGTTTCGGTGGGCGAGAGGAAAGGCGGCTCGTAA
- a CDS encoding 3-methyl-2-oxobutanoate dehydrogenase (2-methylpropanoyl-transferring) subunit alpha, producing MTETNKLSLHVPEPAVRPGGQPDFSNVKIPKAGSVPRPEVAAAPEDMRDLAYSIIRVLNRSGEAVGPWAGSLTDEEALAGLRDMMRLRAFDARMVMAQRQGKTSFYMQHLGEEAVSTAFRKALVKGDMNFPTYRQAGLLIAGGFPMVEMMNQIYSNELDPLKGRQLPVLYSSKEHGFFTISGNLATQYVQAVGWAMASAIKGDTKIAAAWIGDGSTAESDFHSALVFASTYKAPVILNIVNNQWAISTFQGIARGGSGTFAARGLGFGIPALRVDGNDYLAVHAVAKWAAERARRNLGPTLVEYVTYRAGAHSTSDDPSAYRPKTESEAWPLGDPILRLKNHLILRGIWSDDRHKQTEAEITDEVIQAQKQAEAHGTLHAGGGPSVRDIFEGVYAEMPPHIRRQRQKAGY from the coding sequence ATGACCGAAACAAACAAGCTCAGCCTCCACGTGCCCGAACCCGCCGTGCGCCCCGGTGGCCAGCCGGATTTCTCCAACGTCAAAATTCCCAAGGCGGGCTCCGTGCCAAGGCCCGAGGTGGCTGCGGCGCCAGAGGACATGCGCGACCTGGCCTATTCGATCATCCGCGTGCTCAACCGCTCGGGCGAGGCTGTCGGCCCCTGGGCCGGCTCGCTGACCGACGAGGAAGCGCTGGCGGGCTTGCGCGACATGATGCGGCTGCGCGCCTTCGACGCCCGCATGGTGATGGCGCAGCGGCAGGGCAAGACCTCGTTCTACATGCAACATCTCGGCGAGGAGGCGGTGAGCACCGCTTTCCGCAAGGCGCTGGTGAAAGGCGACATGAATTTCCCGACCTATCGCCAGGCCGGCCTGCTGATCGCGGGCGGCTTTCCGATGGTCGAGATGATGAACCAGATCTATTCCAACGAACTCGACCCTCTCAAAGGCCGCCAGTTGCCGGTGCTCTATTCCTCGAAGGAGCATGGCTTCTTCACCATCTCGGGCAACCTCGCGACGCAATATGTGCAGGCGGTGGGTTGGGCAATGGCTTCCGCCATCAAGGGCGACACGAAAATTGCGGCTGCCTGGATCGGCGACGGTTCGACGGCGGAATCGGATTTCCATTCGGCGCTGGTTTTCGCCTCGACCTACAAGGCGCCCGTCATCCTCAACATCGTCAACAATCAGTGGGCTATCTCGACCTTCCAGGGCATCGCGCGTGGTGGCTCCGGGACATTCGCGGCGCGCGGCCTGGGCTTCGGCATCCCGGCGCTGCGGGTCGATGGCAATGACTATCTCGCCGTTCACGCGGTGGCGAAGTGGGCGGCGGAGCGGGCGCGGAGGAACCTCGGACCGACGCTTGTCGAATACGTGACCTACCGCGCCGGTGCGCATTCGACGTCGGACGATCCGAGCGCCTATCGCCCGAAGACGGAATCCGAAGCATGGCCGCTCGGCGACCCGATCCTCCGGCTCAAGAACCATCTGATCCTGCGCGGCATCTGGTCCGACGATCGCCACAAGCAGACCGAAGCCGAGATCACCGACGAAGTAATTCAGGCCCAGAAGCAGGCCGAGGCGCATGGCACATTGCATGCCGGCGGCGGCCCATCGGTGCGGGATATTTTCGAAGGCGTCTATGCCGAAATGCCGCCCCACATTCGCCGCCAGCGCCAGAAAGCAGGATACTGA
- a CDS encoding isovaleryl-CoA dehydrogenase, protein MTMDLAALFDADLGDDIGALRDSVQKFAADRIAPLAMETDREDRFPRHLWPEMGALGLHGITVKEEFGGADMGYLAHCVALEEVSRASASVGLSYGAHSNLCINQINRWGTAEQKNRYLPKLISGEHVGSLAMSETGAGSDVVSMKLKADKKGDRYVLNGTKMWITNGHEADTLVVYAKTDMAAGPRGITAFLIEKTFKGFRPAQKLDKLGMRGSPTSELVFEDCEVPEENILGKLDGGVGVLMSGLDFERAVLAAGPIGIMQAAMDLVLPYSRERHQFGKAIGEFQLVQGKIADMYTAMNSSRAYVYAVARAADRGRITRQDAAGAILFAAERATQVALDAIQLLGGSGYVNDSSAGRLLRDAKLYEIGAGTSEIRRMLIGRELFKSNA, encoded by the coding sequence CTGACTATGGATCTCGCCGCTTTGTTCGATGCCGATCTCGGAGACGATATTGGCGCGCTGCGCGACAGCGTACAGAAATTCGCCGCCGACCGGATCGCCCCGCTCGCGATGGAAACCGACCGCGAGGATCGTTTCCCCAGGCATCTCTGGCCTGAGATGGGCGCGCTCGGCCTGCATGGTATCACCGTGAAGGAAGAATTCGGCGGCGCCGACATGGGCTATCTCGCCCATTGCGTGGCGCTGGAAGAGGTCAGCCGTGCATCGGCATCGGTCGGCCTCTCCTATGGCGCCCACTCCAACCTCTGCATCAACCAGATCAACCGCTGGGGCACGGCGGAGCAGAAGAACCGCTATCTCCCTAAGCTCATTTCAGGCGAGCACGTCGGTTCGCTCGCGATGAGCGAAACCGGCGCCGGCTCCGACGTCGTGTCGATGAAGCTGAAAGCCGACAAGAAGGGCGATCGCTATGTGCTGAACGGCACCAAGATGTGGATCACCAATGGCCACGAAGCCGATACGCTGGTGGTGTACGCTAAGACCGATATGGCCGCCGGACCACGCGGCATCACTGCCTTCCTGATCGAGAAGACCTTCAAGGGTTTTCGCCCGGCACAGAAACTCGACAAGCTCGGCATGCGCGGCTCACCGACGTCGGAACTGGTGTTCGAGGATTGCGAAGTGCCTGAGGAGAATATCCTCGGCAAGCTTGACGGTGGCGTCGGTGTGCTGATGAGCGGGCTCGATTTCGAGCGCGCCGTGCTGGCCGCCGGCCCCATCGGCATCATGCAGGCGGCGATGGATCTGGTCCTGCCCTATAGCCGCGAGCGCCACCAGTTCGGCAAGGCGATCGGCGAATTCCAGCTTGTCCAGGGCAAGATCGCCGACATGTACACGGCGATGAATTCTTCCCGCGCGTATGTCTACGCCGTGGCCCGCGCCGCCGACCGCGGCCGCATCACCCGTCAGGATGCCGCCGGCGCCATCCTGTTTGCCGCCGAGCGCGCGACCCAGGTGGCGCTCGATGCGATCCAGCTTCTCGGTGGTTCGGGTTACGTCAACGACAGTTCGGCGGGCCGGCTGCTGCGCGATGCTAAGCTTTACGAAATCGGCGCCGGCACCAGCGAGATCCGGCGGATGCTGATCGGGCGCGAATTGTTCAAGAGCAATGCGTGA
- the lpdA gene encoding dihydrolipoyl dehydrogenase yields MKEISCKLLVIGAGPGGYVCAIRAGQLGIDTVIVEAKKPGGTCLTVGCIPSKAFIHAAEEFDKVRHFANGGSAIGISVEAPRLDLGKTVEWKDGIVGRLTGGVSALLNKARVKIVKGEAKFRDGKTIEVETETGTQIIRAENIVIATGSEPVEIPALPFGGTVISSTEALALREVPAKLVVVGGGYIGLELGIAFSKMGSAVTVVEATKQILPLYDADLVRPVAKRLKELGIRVLTNASAKSLSDGGLVIQTAEGGSETLPADKVLVTVGRKPRMEGWGFDELDLDRAGRFLRIDDRCRTSMRGIYAIGDVTGEPMLAHRAMAQGEMVAEIVAGHKRSWDKRCIPAVCFTDPEIVSAGLLPDEARGQGLEIKIGQFPFSANGRAMTTENEDGFVRVVARADNHLVLGIQGVGQGVSELSSAFALAIEMGARLEDIAGTIHAHPTRSEGFQEAALKAMGHALHI; encoded by the coding sequence ATGAAAGAGATTTCCTGCAAACTTCTGGTCATCGGCGCGGGTCCCGGCGGCTATGTCTGCGCCATACGAGCGGGCCAGCTCGGCATCGATACGGTCATCGTCGAGGCGAAGAAACCGGGCGGCACCTGCCTCACAGTGGGTTGCATTCCATCCAAGGCCTTCATCCACGCTGCCGAGGAATTCGACAAGGTCCGGCATTTCGCCAATGGCGGCAGCGCGATCGGCATTTCGGTCGAGGCGCCTCGGCTCGACCTAGGCAAAACCGTCGAATGGAAGGACGGCATTGTCGGTCGGCTGACGGGCGGCGTGTCGGCGCTGCTCAACAAGGCCCGCGTCAAGATCGTCAAGGGCGAGGCCAAGTTCCGCGACGGCAAGACCATCGAGGTGGAAACCGAGACCGGCACCCAGATCATTCGTGCGGAGAACATCGTCATTGCCACCGGTTCCGAGCCGGTCGAGATACCGGCTTTGCCCTTTGGCGGTACGGTGATTTCCTCCACCGAGGCGCTTGCCCTGCGCGAGGTTCCGGCAAAGCTCGTCGTCGTGGGCGGCGGTTACATCGGGCTCGAACTCGGCATCGCCTTCTCCAAGATGGGCTCCGCCGTGACCGTGGTCGAGGCGACGAAGCAGATCCTGCCACTCTACGACGCCGATCTCGTGCGGCCGGTCGCCAAGCGGCTGAAGGAACTCGGGATAAGGGTGTTGACCAATGCCAGCGCCAAGAGCCTGTCGGATGGCGGGCTGGTCATTCAGACAGCCGAAGGCGGGAGCGAAACCCTGCCCGCCGACAAGGTGCTGGTGACCGTGGGCCGCAAACCGCGCATGGAAGGCTGGGGGTTCGATGAACTCGACCTCGACCGGGCCGGCCGTTTCCTCCGTATCGACGACCGCTGCCGCACCTCGATGCGCGGCATTTACGCCATAGGCGATGTCACCGGCGAGCCGATGCTGGCGCACCGGGCGATGGCGCAGGGCGAGATGGTCGCCGAGATCGTCGCGGGCCACAAGCGGAGTTGGGACAAGCGTTGCATTCCGGCGGTTTGCTTCACCGATCCCGAGATCGTCAGTGCCGGCCTCCTGCCTGACGAAGCGCGCGGACAGGGACTGGAAATCAAGATCGGGCAGTTCCCGTTCAGTGCCAATGGCCGCGCGATGACAACGGAGAACGAGGACGGTTTCGTGCGCGTCGTGGCGCGGGCCGACAATCACCTTGTGCTCGGCATCCAGGGTGTTGGCCAGGGCGTGTCCGAACTCTCCAGCGCCTTCGCATTGGCGATCGAGATGGGTGCCCGGTTGGAGGATATCGCGGGCACGATCCACGCACATCCGACACGCAGCGAGGGCTTCCAGGAGGCCGCCCTCAAGGCAATGGGCCACGCGCTGCATATCTGA
- a CDS encoding dihydrolipoamide acetyltransferase family protein codes for MAEYVITMPDVGEGVAEAELVEWHVKPGDPVREDMVLAAVMTDKATVEIPSPVAGTVLWLAGEIGDTIAVKAPLVRIQVAGEGDVEEPVAAHVEEAKAEERLLVAEPEKVEPVKQPRPAERVALAKAPAAGEERKPLASPAVRRRAQDMGVDLRQVHGTGPAGRITHDDIEQFLSGGSQQAAPAGLARKTATEEIKMAGMRRRIAEKMSLSASRIPHITYVEEVDVSDLEDLRETMNRGRKPDQPKLTILPFLMRALVKTLGEQPAINATFDDGAGIITRYGAVHIGIATQTPAGLTVPVVKHAEARGVWDCATEVARLAEAARNGSAQRDELSGSTITITSLGALGGIVTTPVINHPEVAIVGVNKMVVRPVWDGNQFIPRKMMNLSSSFDHRVVDGWDAAIFVQRIKALLETPALIFIES; via the coding sequence ATGGCCGAATATGTGATCACCATGCCGGATGTCGGCGAAGGCGTTGCCGAGGCGGAACTCGTCGAATGGCATGTGAAGCCGGGCGATCCCGTGCGCGAGGACATGGTTCTCGCCGCCGTGATGACCGACAAGGCAACCGTCGAAATCCCCTCGCCCGTTGCCGGCACCGTGCTGTGGCTGGCCGGCGAGATCGGCGACACGATCGCGGTGAAGGCGCCACTGGTGCGGATACAGGTTGCGGGCGAAGGCGATGTCGAAGAGCCCGTTGCGGCTCACGTGGAGGAAGCCAAGGCCGAAGAACGCCTGCTGGTTGCCGAACCCGAGAAGGTCGAGCCCGTCAAGCAGCCAAGGCCGGCCGAGCGGGTTGCACTTGCCAAGGCCCCGGCAGCGGGGGAAGAGCGCAAGCCGCTTGCCTCGCCGGCCGTACGCCGCCGCGCGCAGGATATGGGTGTCGACCTGAGGCAGGTGCATGGCACGGGTCCTGCAGGCCGCATCACCCATGATGATATCGAGCAGTTCCTTTCGGGCGGATCGCAACAAGCGGCACCGGCGGGTCTTGCCCGAAAGACCGCGACCGAAGAGATCAAGATGGCGGGAATGCGCCGCCGCATCGCCGAGAAGATGTCGCTTTCGGCTTCGCGCATTCCCCACATCACCTATGTGGAAGAGGTCGATGTGAGCGATCTCGAGGATCTCCGCGAGACGATGAACCGGGGCCGCAAGCCCGACCAGCCGAAGCTCACCATCCTGCCCTTCCTGATGCGGGCATTGGTGAAGACGCTTGGCGAGCAGCCAGCGATCAACGCGACCTTCGATGATGGCGCGGGCATCATAACCCGCTATGGCGCCGTGCATATCGGCATCGCGACCCAGACGCCCGCAGGCCTGACGGTGCCTGTGGTCAAGCATGCCGAGGCGCGCGGCGTCTGGGATTGCGCCACCGAAGTCGCGCGTCTCGCCGAGGCCGCCCGCAACGGCTCAGCCCAGCGCGACGAGCTTTCGGGTTCGACGATTACCATCACCTCGCTCGGGGCGCTGGGCGGCATCGTCACCACGCCGGTGATCAATCACCCAGAGGTGGCGATCGTCGGCGTCAACAAGATGGTCGTTCGCCCGGTCTGGGATGGCAACCAGTTCATCCCGCGCAAGATGATGAACCTGTCGTCGAGCTTCGACCATCGCGTGGTCGATGGCTGGGATGCCGCGATCTTCGTCCAGCGGATCAAGGCGCTGCTCGAAACGCCTGCCCTGATTTTCATCGAAAGCTGA
- the doeB gene encoding N(2)-acetyl-L-2,4-diaminobutanoate deacetylase DoeB yields MRELRPSPISPTIDLMAEGVQHGFLKLPYSRDDSAWGSVMIPITVVRNGEGPTALLTGGNHGDEYEGPIALFDLARSLKAEDVTGAVIIVPAMNYPAFLAGTRTSPIDKGNMNRSFPGAPDGTVTQKIADYFQRHLLPMADIVLDFHSGGKTLDFLPYCAAHRLPDKEQERKSFELVEAFGAPYSMAMLEIDAVGMYDTAAEEMGKIFVTTELGGGGTATARTAGIAKRGVRNVLVKAGILKGDVEEHKTSWLDMPDGNCFSFAEDPGLIEFVADLGDEVHAGDTVALIYPVGRTGAEPQTVKAKMDGILAARHFPGLVKPGDCVSVLAVETSA; encoded by the coding sequence ATGCGTGAACTTCGGCCGTCGCCAATCTCCCCGACCATCGACTTGATGGCCGAGGGCGTCCAGCACGGCTTTCTCAAGCTACCCTATAGCCGCGACGATTCCGCCTGGGGTTCGGTGATGATCCCGATCACGGTTGTCCGCAACGGGGAGGGGCCGACGGCCCTTCTCACCGGCGGCAACCATGGCGATGAATATGAGGGGCCAATCGCGCTCTTCGATCTCGCGCGTTCGTTAAAGGCCGAGGACGTGACAGGCGCGGTCATCATCGTGCCGGCGATGAATTATCCCGCCTTCCTCGCCGGCACGCGGACGTCGCCGATCGACAAGGGCAACATGAACCGCAGCTTCCCCGGTGCGCCCGATGGCACGGTCACCCAGAAGATTGCCGATTATTTCCAGCGGCACCTGCTGCCGATGGCCGATATCGTCCTCGACTTTCATTCGGGCGGCAAGACGCTGGATTTTCTGCCCTACTGCGCCGCCCATCGGTTGCCGGACAAGGAGCAGGAACGCAAGAGCTTCGAATTGGTGGAAGCCTTTGGCGCGCCCTATTCCATGGCGATGCTGGAGATCGACGCGGTCGGCATGTATGACACGGCGGCCGAGGAAATGGGCAAGATCTTCGTCACCACAGAACTCGGCGGTGGTGGCACTGCTACGGCCAGAACGGCCGGCATTGCCAAGCGCGGTGTCCGCAATGTCCTGGTCAAGGCGGGCATACTTAAGGGAGACGTCGAGGAGCATAAGACCTCATGGCTCGACATGCCGGATGGCAACTGCTTTTCGTTCGCTGAAGATCCCGGCCTGATCGAGTTCGTTGCTGATCTCGGCGATGAGGTCCATGCGGGCGACACGGTCGCGCTCATCTATCCAGTGGGCCGCACGGGTGCCGAACCGCAAACGGTGAAAGCGAAAATGGACGGCATACTTGCCGCACGTCATTTCCCCGGCCTCGTCAAGCCGGGCGATTGCGTTTCGGTATTGGCTGTCGAAACCAGCGCTTAG
- a CDS encoding alpha-ketoacid dehydrogenase subunit beta: MPKMTMIEAVRSAMDVSMERDDDVVVFGEDVGYFGGVFRCTQGLQAKYGKTRCFDAPISESGIVGTAIGMAAYGLKPCVEIQFADYMYPAYDQITQEAARIRYRSAGDFTCPIVLRMPTGGGIFGGQTHSQSPEALFTHVCGLKVVMPSNPYDAKGLLIASIEDPDPVMFLEPKRLYNGPFDGHHDRPVIPWSKHELSEVPDGHYTVPIGKAEIRRKGSAVTVIAYGTMVHVALAAAEETGVDAEIIDLRSLLPLDLDTIVQSVTKTGRCVVVHEATLTSGFGGEIAALVQESCFYHLEAPIVRVAGWDTPYPHAQEWDYFPGPARVGRALTEVMEA, from the coding sequence ATGCCCAAGATGACGATGATCGAGGCGGTGCGCAGCGCCATGGACGTGTCGATGGAGCGCGACGACGACGTGGTCGTGTTCGGCGAGGATGTCGGCTATTTCGGCGGCGTGTTCCGCTGTACCCAGGGCCTGCAGGCGAAATATGGCAAGACGCGCTGCTTCGATGCGCCGATCAGCGAATCCGGCATTGTCGGCACCGCCATCGGCATGGCGGCCTACGGCCTCAAACCCTGCGTCGAGATCCAGTTCGCCGACTACATGTACCCGGCCTATGACCAGATCACCCAGGAGGCCGCCCGCATACGCTATCGTTCGGCCGGCGACTTCACCTGCCCGATCGTGCTGCGCATGCCCACCGGCGGCGGCATATTCGGCGGGCAGACGCACAGCCAAAGCCCGGAAGCGCTGTTCACCCATGTCTGCGGCCTCAAGGTCGTGATGCCGTCCAATCCCTATGACGCCAAGGGCCTGCTGATCGCCTCGATCGAGGATCCGGACCCGGTGATGTTCCTCGAACCCAAGCGGCTGTACAACGGCCCGTTCGACGGACATCATGACCGGCCGGTCATTCCCTGGTCGAAGCATGAATTGAGCGAAGTACCGGACGGACATTACACGGTGCCGATCGGCAAGGCCGAGATCCGCCGCAAGGGCAGCGCCGTGACCGTCATCGCCTATGGCACGATGGTGCATGTGGCGCTTGCCGCAGCCGAGGAGACCGGCGTGGATGCCGAGATCATCGATCTCAGGAGCCTGTTGCCGCTTGACCTCGACACGATCGTGCAATCGGTCACTAAGACCGGCCGCTGCGTCGTGGTGCATGAAGCAACGCTGACGTCAGGCTTCGGCGGCGAGATTGCAGCGCTGGTGCAGGAGAGCTGCTTCTATCATCTTGAAGCGCCCATCGTCCGCGTCGCCGGCTGGGATACGCCTTATCCACATGCGCAGGAGTGGGATTATTTCCCCGGCCCCGCCCGCGTCGGGCGCGCGCTCACCGAAGTGATGGAGGCGTGA
- a CDS encoding 3-hydroxyacyl-CoA dehydrogenase produces the protein MRISGKVFVVTGGGSGLGAAVARRLVAESAHVVVADVNGAAGAAVAAELGPAAKFIRTDVTDEAEAARAISTAINTFGHLHGLVNCAGIAPGEKVLGREGPHALASFTRAISINLIGTFNMIRLAAEAIAKQEPGADGGRGVIINTASIAAYDGQIGQAAYAASKGGVVSMTLPIARELARHGIRVVTIAPGIFETPMMAGLPQDVQDSLGASVPFPSRLGRPQEFAALAQHIIENDMLNGEVIRLDGALRMAPK, from the coding sequence ATGCGGATCAGCGGTAAGGTTTTTGTCGTCACCGGCGGGGGCTCGGGTCTCGGTGCCGCCGTGGCGCGCAGGCTCGTGGCTGAAAGCGCGCATGTGGTCGTTGCCGATGTCAATGGAGCTGCAGGCGCTGCGGTTGCCGCTGAACTCGGCCCGGCCGCGAAGTTCATCCGCACCGACGTGACCGATGAAGCCGAGGCAGCGAGGGCGATCTCAACGGCGATCAACACGTTTGGTCATCTGCATGGGCTGGTGAATTGCGCCGGCATCGCGCCGGGCGAGAAGGTGCTTGGCCGGGAAGGACCGCACGCGCTCGCGAGCTTCACCCGCGCTATATCAATCAACCTCATTGGAACATTCAATATGATCCGGCTGGCGGCCGAGGCGATCGCCAAGCAGGAGCCGGGCGCCGATGGTGGGCGTGGCGTCATCATCAACACTGCCTCGATCGCCGCCTATGATGGCCAGATCGGCCAGGCGGCCTACGCGGCCTCCAAGGGCGGCGTCGTGTCGATGACCTTGCCGATCGCGCGCGAACTTGCGCGCCACGGCATCCGCGTCGTGACGATCGCGCCGGGCATATTCGAAACGCCGATGATGGCGGGGCTGCCGCAGGATGTGCAGGATTCGCTCGGGGCAAGCGTACCCTTCCCCAGCCGGCTCGGCCGGCCCCAGGAATTTGCTGCGCTGGCGCAGCATATTATTGAGAACGACATGCTGAACGGCGAAGTCATCCGCCTCGATGGCGCGCTGCGCATGGCGCCGAAGTGA
- a CDS encoding BA14K family protein, translated as MRKTNLMLAAGLGAVFAVSSILPAQAFPNSPSKVETNSPIVFAKTKVKVKYYRGHRGYNYHRRGYRRHIDGFWYPPTAFVVTVRPGVRVYGNRHVRWCRAQYASYRASDNTWKPRGERRRICRSPYR; from the coding sequence ATGAGAAAAACAAATTTAATGCTGGCTGCTGGCCTGGGCGCGGTCTTCGCCGTATCCTCGATCCTGCCTGCGCAAGCGTTCCCGAATTCACCGTCCAAGGTGGAAACGAATTCGCCCATCGTATTCGCAAAGACAAAGGTCAAGGTCAAATACTATCGCGGCCATCGCGGCTATAACTATCATCGCCGCGGCTACAGGCGCCATATCGACGGCTTCTGGTATCCGCCTACCGCATTCGTGGTGACGGTAAGGCCGGGCGTTCGCGTCTATGGCAATCGTCATGTCCGCTGGTGCCGCGCGCAATATGCGAGCTACCGCGCTTCCGACAATACCTGGAAGCCGCGCGGCGAACGCCGTCGGATTTGCCGCTCGCCCTATCGCTGA